Within Urocitellus parryii isolate mUroPar1 chromosome 10, mUroPar1.hap1, whole genome shotgun sequence, the genomic segment AATGGCATACTTTATATTCTCCAAAATACATGTTCTGTCAAAAGCCATCTTATACATGTTTCTCGACTTTGTGCAAAATGTGCACAGGAATTgatgtattttcatttgttcatctTTTGGCATAGTTGCATTTTTAGAATAACACTTCTCATCAAAGAAACATGTGACAACTACTAACactgtattcattttatttatgactCAGAACTTGGTCTCAATGTCGTAGTTAATTAATAGTTATATGATATTTTTGTGGGACAACAGCACTAACTATTCATCACAATATTTTTGTAAGTAATGAATTGCTAAGCTGGTTTTCAGAACTTCTGGCACATAGTACCTccagaaaaaattagaaaagagaaaaagaaatcattgaaTATAATGGTTCAAggtttttcattcctttcttatCCTTCCAGAATGTGTGCTTGTACATAAATCAAATTTTTGGAACAAAATATTACATGGTATTACATAAAgtcataattatttattaaggTCATATCACACAAAATTGACTTATTTTAGCTTACTGATAAATATGTGTTTGAAGACTAAAAGACTGGAAGACAGAATTAAGATATTCttaaagtcataaaaatgttttgtgaCAAATATAACTAGAAAACATCTGAGTAAACGGCTACAAGTGTCATTATTAAGAACATCACAGCTGAATCAGCGACTGTTTAGAACTCTGCtctggaagaaattatttttacccAGTTCCCCTAAACATGAATATTCCCCCACCTTAGGGAAGACAAAGtttaacaacaaacaaacaaacaaacactagTAAATCTGGGAGTTTCTTCCAATAGACCCAATAGAGAGTCTCTTCCAGGGCCTGCAGCAGGCCAGGCAGAGCTGCTCCCTACCACCCCTCCGCCAGCGTGGAAGGTGGTCGGCTGGAGACCGAGGCTCAGAGCAGCTCTGAATAGCTTTTGGTTTATGctgggttaaaaaaagaaagctgtggTCCTCAATCATACCCTGGATGACTTCTGATTCTATAAAAAATGACTAAAGAAGAAGCATTGTGGAAAGTTCCATTTTATATCAGAAacatataaaacagaagaaaaagctaCTTCACTGAAAATTTGAGAAAAACATGGAATCAGACAGATAGTACTCAACTACACAATGAATGAAATATCTCAAAATGTGACAGTACTGTGACAATAAGAATGTTTTTGCAGCAGCTATGAAGAAAAGTGTCCTGCAATAATCAGGATTACGATTCAAATATTCAAATCATGGGTTTATTGTAACTTTAATTCTACATATCTTGTTTTATTATCAAAATATGTTATAGTATTTTCTCGCCTTCTTTATcaatatgttttaaaagcaaTATGAGACTCTTACGAAAGCTCAGGGAAATATGGCAAAAATTCCTTCACAAACTAGATGGCtgcttttattgaaatattttttagtggaTCACAATCACACTTGAAAAGTAGCTCATTTTCTGTTAAAGAGATGCTTACCTCATCCTCTGATCCAGACTTATTTGATTTATTACCCTCTTCTCGCCCTTctataatttcaatttcttcttcacTCTTTTCCTCAGGTTCACCTTCATCTTCTagaataaagattttattaaaagCAAAGACTTGATAAATTAGAATTGTATTGCTGAAAAGTATTAAATACAATAAGAGGGGCTTatttaaattccaaaataaaaaagcaatttcttcctttcaaaaattaaaaaaaataatgcaagtaTTCATCGTTTtatcacaatataaataaatcagaCTCATTGAGGCAAGGGACACATTAATAGAATTCTGTACATAACATGAAACTCTGTATGAAACATGCTCTGAGAACTTAAGGAGTGGACATGCCATGTCCACTCCTTATTAATACTTCCCATGGTGTGTGGTGACCTCTTTTTACCCTTCAGCATGCTGGTTACTCACACTTGTGCTTAGTGCACATGGTCCTGTGTTTGTTCTGTGACTGACTCTCCTATGTATTACATTTAACCAAACCTCCATccatcattacaaaaaaaaaaaaatatatatatatatatatatatatatatatatatacacacacacacatacatactagGAGCTATATAAAGTGAAAACTCCTACCCCACCAAAAGTGAGGCTTGGGGAAGAGAAGTTGACAGGTCAACCCCTGCGTCTCCCCTATGTACCTCTTGCTATCAGTCTAcatcccgggggggggggggggcaggtgtgCAAGTAATAATAGGCAGCGCATCACCTTGCGCCTTCCAGGGAGTAAGCTCTTTTCTTGAGCCTGGTCCAGGGTCCCTCTCCCAAGCCACAATGCCATCCTACCCTTTTCAAGAACTTCACTGTcgctttgctttttttcctcttccacatCTGCTGGTTTCTCCAGagctactttttccttttcttccttcacttCTTGCTCCAGCGCCCCCTTTGTTTGTGGTTTGCATATGTCGGTTTTTTTATACTCTGCATCTACATATTTTTTCTGCAATAGTTTAACACAAGCTATTTTTACCAAAAGCAAAGCGCTATTTACATACGCAGTAAGCAGTCACTAAACATAGGATATTTAGTTTATTACTTTTAAGAATCACAAAGGAAATTCTTTAGCTTTACCTTTACTTTTCTTGGCCAACAAAATGAAGCAATTAATGCTGCTGGCAGCCCCACTGTTGCCAGATAAATGATCCAAAGCCAGGGACGCTCTTCGGCAGCTGTTATTAGCTGTTTAAATACGGTAGGCTACACGAGAGATAAGCATAAAAATGTGACTCAAATTTTACAAACCTCCATTGGGAAACAGTCTATAAAAGATATTTACCTAGGTATTTTGTATTAGGGAGTTATGaacttgtaagaaaaaaaagttttatttttccatttttagaatGTTCTCTATGTAAAGCTGAATTTAATCATTAGCATGAGTGAGACTTTGAGGTATGTTACTACATATATGGAAACTTCTAACATGCCAGCAAGAATAatgacaattttctttcttttagtagaACTACTCAGGTAGAATTACTTTTTATGACCGTGTTATCTGGTTCATTCAGAAGTGAACAACTCCCTGATAATCCATTCTACACTTTTAAAGAACCTGTCAATTAAATTATAtcttagaatttttgttttctttttcatataaacaAATTTCACAATGACCTCAATAAGGAAATTGTTTCTCTTATTAAAATTGAATCTGAAATCAccaaatgttttccttaaaagtTTCAAAATGAGAGTCAAGGTTTACCTACTCTTTAGAGGGTTGTTGCAAGTgtccaaagaaacaaaatgaaaggaatgaatttttatttacagttagctgatttaaaaattctccaaaatgTGTTGAGACATATAGCTTAACCTTTTCTAAACAGTTGTAagatttgcaggaaaaaaaaaaaaaacccgaaacACAACTTcataatgttaaatttaaaactcttttgtttttctctaagtgaaaaatagttaaaatgaatatatattagtTGAATTAGCAAGGTAATAAAGACAgtaagaaatattatttctataaataataaatagggaTTAAATCCCATTAAAACTATCAACttaacaaataaaatgagaatatgtgCATACACGGTAGTTTATATAGTTTATAATGAAGTTATATATGGCGATAAATATTTTGTCCATATAAACTTAAATTTAGGTATATTTCATTGGCATATAGTGATTACTGAAAATTTATGTACCACTAAAAGGACCATGTGTACAACTTAAAATCAGGACTGAGTTCTAGTTGTGTCATTACCACTATGGTCATTACCATACCTCATTAGCATTCTCTACCATTATTTTCAATCCCCAGCCATCTGCAGCCCAACGATCTGCTATTTCCTTTTccgaacagataataaaattatcaaagtaGATATCAGAAGTCATAGACCAAAGCTCTAAACCAATAGCACGGAAAGAAGTAAGAAGAAATGGATGTACATCTTCAAAATAATCTGGATTGGGAATTTTTCGAGGACTCCAGAtgccctgaaaaaaaataattggagacATTTTCAAATAAGATAATTTCATTACAAATGCTGCTCAAGAAGCAGCTGCTGTTGAATGAAATTATCAGCAAGTGGAGAAAAGAACTGGAAAAGACATAAACTCATTAGTAATTTATTGGAAATAACATCTAATTTCTTATTCTATTCATGATGTTTCTTATGAGAAATACTGACTTTTAACtctgaaaaaaagcaaaaatccaaCAAGCACAAAAACTTAATTAAATTTCACAAGTGATGTTAGTCTATAcaaattttctgtatttaatcAAGGTACTGGAGGCAAGATGTCATTAAATTTGTTCAAATTTGGAAGATCATTATATAGCAAAAATAGAGCCACTTCTATTGATGTATACCCAAGATAGGCACCAGTAACTGATTATCGCTGAACCTCAGATGATTATTCAATGCAAAAGCCTCATCTCAAATGGTCTTGAAGGACTGAATTGTCAATGAAGTCAAATAAACTCAACAATGTGATAACTCActgactcattccaccatcatacATATCTACTCCGTGCCAGGTACTGTCACTGTGCCAAATGCTAGCTATACAGTGGTGATCAAGACAGATATATGGTTCCTGTCTCACAGCATCTGAAGTCTAATGAGGATACAGacattaaacaaaaaattatccAAGGAAACACTATGAAGAAAAACTGTAGTGAATAATTAGAGTGTGcaactgcatatatatatatatatataatatatatatatatatatatatatagagagagagagatagatatagatatatagatatatagatatatagatatatagatatataaaatgttaGAAACTGTCAGTTTATAATTACAAAGATAAAATTGGAAGGTTAAATGAATAACAGGGACTTTCAATATAAAAAGTTAGGAACACTCaaaagatcattaaaaaattctgaattttaataatataaaaaattaaggaGCACATTAATTAAGCACAGgcactatttattaaaatgtatgtgaGTCCTCTtgatcagaatttatttttcatatttatttctaaaacacaaCTTTATAAGGGAGCATCAATTGACTACTAGGGAAGTATGAAGTGATTTATCTtaagttcttaattttattaccttagaaaattatttaaagaatgctTTCCTTTTGAACTATAAATTAGTTGAggtcttttttcttcataaattgtAAATCAAGCTTCTAAAAATTAACATGATATTACTGATAAGAAGAtataaaaagcaacaaaacattttaaactttaccCAAGAACTGGAAAAACAAGTCCTTACCTGGTAGTCAGGGTTATCAATCATGGGTGGTCTCCAAATCCCTTTGTATTTTGGGTTGTCTATCATGGGAGGTTTCCACTCACCACACCCAATCCGGCATGCGGGGTTAGCTATATGAGGTGCCTCCCATTCTCCATCCATGTCTTCATTCCTTAAGACATCAGAACAGAACAAACAGTGACCTCAATTCTCTCCCACTAGCCATGAAAGCCATGGCAGAACAGACATTGGTGTTTGAAGGTGAAGAGCGCTCACCAGTCTTCAGGTTTCACGGCTTGAGGGTCAGGGATGAATTTTGGCTCATTATCCAGCCAGCCGTCAGGCTTAACGACATTTACATCTTCTATTTGGGCAGGTTCATTTTCATCCCTATAAATAcactattttatgttaattaataattattcaaaGAGTTCTAAATTGCATGTTGCCAACTTCAGAAGACACCGTCACAGGGTTTCCCACCCTTCTGTCTTGATGTTCTTACCACCCCATCACATGGCTCTCACCAAAGTCTTCTGCTAACTTGCTAATTCTTTATAATATACTCCCAACATTCACACATGCACCTGTGTGTATTTACACAAATGATAGCATGCTATGCACAATATGTCAGACCTTGGTTTTGTCCCTTAGAAACTCACTCACtcaacaataaatatatattgtaagCCTACTCTGTGTCAAcattattctgttatttttacacatatatttgttttattcttagcagttacataattttcaactttatttcataatttatttaggtATTTCCTTCTTAGAGAACGAAAATGCCTAAATAACTATTACTATTACAAACAATGCTATAATAGATTGTAAGCCATTTCTCACCTGCAAAAGTATGAGCATACTAAATTTTGATGACTTCCAAATTACTTTCTTATGCTTCATTTTCAGTCCTATCAGTAGTGTACAAGAGCACCAATTTTCTTGTGACCTTGCCAATAGTACTAccaaactttgatttttttgccTACTTGATAGTTGAAAATGGCATTGCACTTGATAGTTGAAAATGGCATTGTATTTTAGTGTACATTTAACAgcataaaatgatatataaaaaccATTTCTGTTTACATTAAATAGCTCATTACCTTTGTATGAAGAAATTAGCCACTTGTCAGCTGTATGAATTCAAAAGACATTTTCCAGTTTCTCatgtgtttttataaagtttgttcttttttctttatcacacACAAATCATCTGCTTTCAAATAGTTGAATTTATTAATAATTCCCTTTATGGTTCTTGGATTTTATGTCATATTTGAAAAGGTCTTACCTACTccactgttatttttctttaaaaactctcCACATTTAACTTAattctaatatttctatttttaaaactaacactaacttaGGGAGtgaattctaaaataaacataattacaTCAAGTATTGACTAGAACTACCAATATGATTTCATctttacagaaattttaaaataagatgttcCTTCATGACTTTCCAAATAAAACTTGAGTAAAAAATTAACGAAAATAAGTGACTATAAATGTACAGACTTGAACCTGCCTGACATCAATGTTACCTTGAGTCTCTGAGTGCTCAGGATAaccagaatttaaaatttgaggaagattttttttctaattctttaaagCAAATCCAGTACATTTTGCTAGTCAGAATATGACCGTTATCTGCGATTTCTCACATTTAATGACAAATTCATCCTTTCTGGGTAAAAACTCAAGAAGCCCCATGAGTCCATGGGGAAGGAGGAGCCTTCTCTCCTGACTGCGGGAGGCAGGGACAGGCACTGGCAGGGCTTCCTCCTGATCTCTTTTAGACCAGGATGCTCTGCCTATGTGTATGAGGTACTTCCTGTAACAATCTCTGCCTGAGAGCAACAGCATTTTCACTAGCTATCAGTGGCTCTGTTAACCAAAAAAAGAGTTATAAAGTTTAGCATTTTTGATTTTCCAGAAGCTGTCTACAAAAAACAAGAATGTAAGGAAATAGGGACATTTTCTAGTATGAAGCAAAAGaggaaaactgttttaaaaacaatggaCACCTCCCTCCTCAGCGATCCTCAGTGAGACAGTCTAAAGTCGCGTGACATACATTTAACACGGAGAGGACACAGGAATGGAGAAAGAGAGGAACATGGGAATGTTGAGataaataatggctgaaaacatTATCCAAAGTTGGTACAAACTATGAGCCCACATTCCAGAAAGGTTAAAGAATCCAAAGCAGAGAAGCATACAGAGAGCCACACTGGGTGACGCAAAGTCAACTGCTGAAAATTGGTAATAaccaaacattttaaaaccaaaCTGAGAACAAAGGATATATGGGGTAAAGGAGAGCAAAGATGAGCACAATGGCGGACTTCTCTGCAGAAACATCAGGAGACCCAGGATCAGAGATGCCTGCTGGGAAACAGCTGCCAACCTGGAGTGGacaggtagagcacttgccttgcatgcgtgaggccctgggttcgaaactcagcaccatataaaaataaataaataaagatatcgtgtccatctacaaataaaaaattattcaaaaaaaaaaaaaaaaaaaaaaaaagaagaagaagaaggcaaaGGAACCATCCCCAGGAAGGCCAGGAGAATCCAATGAGGATGATGGGCTGGGCCACACCTCAGGGAAGCTTCTCAGGCAGCGGGGAGATGATCACAGATGGAAAGCTGCACTGCACAGAAGGAACAAGAGGTCTCAGAGAAGGTGACCGTGGGGGTAACCAAAAGGCTTTCCCCTCCTGTGATCCAAAGACGCTGAGGGGAGGGCAGGCACATGGCCTTCCCAGTGCGCACAGAAGGAAGTGCGTGGACATAACACACAGGGCGCGGGATGACAGGAGACTCAAATGGGGCTCAATTCCACATGAAGGCTGAGTTTTTGTTTGAAGTAGACTGAGATCTGTTTAAGATGCATATTGTGAAGCCTTGAGCAACCACTAAACCATAAACCACAGAGGAAAGGCTAAGAAATCAACAGGAAAGAAAGAGTGGGAAACTGCAGTAAAGGAAAACAACTATCAAGTCAAGAAAAAGTTCTTATAAAGTGCCACAGAATATATGGGACAGTAGAAAATACGTAATGAGATTAGAGGTAGGTTACATTAGATAAGCCTAGAATTAAACACCCTCTTAAAGGAAAGACTCAGACACAGAATGCCTGTAAGAAATCCaccttaaaaataaaggcacaccacgggacttaaaatcagcataccatagtaacgcagccacatcaatgtttatagcaactcaattcacaataactaagctgtggaaccaacctagatacccttcaataatgaatggataaagaaaatgtggtatatatacacaatgaaatattactcagcattaaaagagaataaaattatggcatttgcccgcaaatggagttggagaatatcaagctaagtgcagcaagccaatcccccaaatccaaaggctaaatgttctctctgataagtggatgctgatccataatgggggagggggcatgggaaaaatggaggaactgtgattgggtaaaggggagggtgggagatgggaggagagggggtatggaggcaggaaagatggtggaatgagatggacatcattaccatagGAACATGTTAttactgcacatatggtgtgcaaccagagaaatgaaaagctgtgctacAATTGTGtccaatgaattaaaatgcactaTACTataatatatacctaattagaataaataaataaaatttaaaaaataaggctcATAGAGGTTGTAGTAAAGAGTGGAAAACAacatttattatatcattatatcatGATTAAAACTAAGCAAGAACACTGATTTAATGTCAAGACAGGGAGACTTCAAGACAGCACTATAAGAGTTCattaagtaacatttttttaacaaaaagagaGTCGGCTTCTCGAGAGGTCATGAAATACTGTGATTAGATGTAGGAAGAGATTCTTCAATGTACGGGaagcaaaaactgacagaaagagaaaaatcacagtggtccattttcagaattcaGTATTTggctttaaatgtaaaatgacttgGGATGTCAGAAAGGCAGCAGAGGGGAGAGCAGGATGGAAAGTCACAGCCCCCCATGGACAGAAGGTAAGAAGGAAGGGGCTGACCTGACCAACAGTGTCTCACCACAAGAGAACGCAGGGAGTGAGGACAAGTAAAGGTATATTTCTTTGAATAACCCAATAGGAGACAGTACAACCTACATGAGGAGAtgacattaattattattatgtcATCTCCTCGTgtagcagaaaaagaaataagcttcTCAGGAATAAAATTAACATGACCTTtacagagaaattataaaaaaaaaatcctagtaaaTGAGGAGATATACAGGTATTTCTTGCCATCTGAACTGAAGCTATGGGAACTAAGAAACTGAATATATGTCTTTTAAGGAAAATTTCTGTAGAATGGAAACAACACACACAGGGCTATTGAAAAAATTATGGTTGAAAGCATACTGGTATGAGTGAGTCCTGCATAGTCTAATAGATATTAAAGACATGGCTATTTTAAGGGTAAATAATTATCAACTGAACAAACCAAACCAGATAAAACATTCACATGTATATGATAAAGAacaaataaggaataaaattaataagttgGTGTTGGCTCATGAATTTCCTTCCACAGcactgaacacaaaaataaacgCACTGAAATTACAATAATATGcaagtattaatttaaatgaaatttttaaaaattaaaaggcaggAAAGTGCAAAAGTATTTGGAaagccaattttaaaatatttcacaccaAATGGTCAAAATAAGTGGTTCTGATGTTAAAAGACTCAGTTTTGTTGGTTGTAAGGGTCCATCTAGATTACATGGCCTGACTTCACTATGTGGAATAAGGCTCATGACTGAGCTCTGTGCTCACCAGTCTTCCGGCTTGACGGCAGAAGGGTCGGGGATTTTCACCCTCTCGTCCCATTCCTCGGGTTTCATGTCCATGGGGTCATCGATTTCTCTGGGAGGATTGATAGGAGGAGCCACATCCTCTAGGAGGCTTCCTTTGTTCACAACTATTTGGTCAACCAATACTTCAAATGTGTCATCTGGATTCATCACTGAAGaacaattcaaatatttcatactcatcatgaaattttaaagacaatgttttaaataataaaaccatcTAAACTTCATGGATAAAATTTTCTCCCAACCAGAAACAGAGGGATAATCAATGTATTCAAAATATGCTGAAATCATTAGATTCActctttctaaaataaagataaaatttgttttaaactgCTGTTTACAATTCTTCTCAAGTAAGAAATACACAGTAGCCAGCTGTCTGAGACTCATGCCACTCagcttcacctttttttttttttttttttttgagatggacgtcattcctttattttttgtttattttttaaatgtggtgctaaggataaaacccagtgcctcacatgtgctaggtaagcactcttgtcactgagctccagctccagcccccagCTTCACCTTTTTAAGCTACAGATACAACCCAATTTTCCTcagcatttaaaacattttaaaacaatctcaaAAAGTGACAAGTAAACTACAAATAACTTTTTTCCTGAACCACTTGAGAGTAAGTTACTGACAACTTACACATCACCCTTGAATGTTTGAAGGTATAGTCTCACAAACATTTCTCCTACAAAAGCCCAATATGGCCACCAAAATTAGGAAATAAACATTGCTGTATTAATATCATTTCAGAAAGACTTAAAGATGAGGCTCACTAGCATTTCAAATTCAATGGTTCACATGTTCTAGTGTAAAACATCTTCTGAGTGCTTTGAGTATCTAAGCTTACTCTTACCACTAGGTGTGCTCCAGGTAAACTCTAGATTCCCTTATCATTtgtaatgacaaaataaaagatCTCTCTTCCCTCTGGGTAAAATTTAGATCTTTGGAGAGAGTGTCAATTAAAAGAGCTGCTTAACAGTAAATGAAAGAAGTAGGAGCTGTGGACAAGTGTCAGGATCATTCTGATCACTAGTGAAGTGGCCACTGGCTTCTGAAGAAACAGCTCTGCAGTCATAGCCATCTCCAGGGCTTTCAGTCATGACAATGACAGATCATTCATGTCAAATCCAAGTAATGCTACATGCAAATCCCAAATAACAGCACCCACATTCAGTATTTTCTCCCTGTTTTCCTCTGTTTCCTCTTCTATTACAG encodes:
- the Clgn gene encoding calmegin, yielding MHFQGFGLCLGLLFTSLNAEFMDDSVEVEDFSEHSEEIDVNEGEHSSEIKYKTPQPKGEVYFTETFDSGKLAGWVLSKAKKDDVDAEISIYDGRWEIEELKEHGVPGDRGLVLKSRAKHHAISAVLAKPFIFADKPLIVQYEVNFQDGIDCGGAYIKLLADTDDLILENFYDKTSYTIMFGPDKCGEDYKLHFIFRHKHPKTGVLEEKHAKPPDVDLKKFFTDRKTHLYTLVMNPDDTFEVLVDQIVVNKGSLLEDVAPPINPPREIDDPMDMKPEEWDERVKIPDPSAVKPEDWDENEPAQIEDVNVVKPDGWLDNEPKFIPDPQAVKPEDWNEDMDGEWEAPHIANPACRIGCGEWKPPMIDNPKYKGIWRPPMIDNPDYQGIWSPRKIPNPDYFEDVHPFLLTSFRAIGLELWSMTSDIYFDNFIICSEKEIADRWAADGWGLKIMVENANEPTVFKQLITAAEERPWLWIIYLATVGLPAALIASFCWPRKVKKKYVDAEYKKTDICKPQTKGALEQEVKEEKEKVALEKPADVEEEKKQSDSEVLEKEDEGEPEEKSEEEIEIIEGREEGNKSNKSGSEDEMKEADEGTGSGDGPTKSIRKRRVRKD